The proteins below are encoded in one region of Lactuca sativa cultivar Salinas chromosome 3, Lsat_Salinas_v11, whole genome shotgun sequence:
- the LOC111912573 gene encoding serine carboxypeptidase-like 50, with product MESTPLKLLLFLTLFHHLQPHLSASTLPKEALPTKSGYLPVNSSTGSAIFYAFYEAQNSSTTSLSETPLVIWLQGGPGCSSMIGNFYELGPWRVTASVKQNVEHLSLEPNPGSWNRIFGLLFLDNPIGTGFSIASTSEEIPRDQHAVARHLFIAIRKFIALDPLFKSRPIYITGESYSGKYVPSIGYYILKNNPLLPASKRINLYGLAIGNGLTHPETQVATHALHNYNLGLINEKQKTQMEKLQIKAIELTKAGNWSDATDARNNVLGFLESITGLATLYDFRRQGPYRSDWVEEFLKNPEVKKALGVNESMVFEECSDVVGAALHEDVMKSVKYMVEFVVKNTKLMLYQGQCDLRDGVVSVESWVKKMKWEGIEKFLDAEKDVWRVNGVVAGYVQKWDNLSHVVVLGAGHFVPTDQNVNSQAMIEDWVLHKGSFAIKKAQKLSVDC from the coding sequence ATGGAGTCAACACCCCTCAAGCTCCTCCTCTTCCTCACTCTCTTCCACCACCTACAACCACACTTGTCGGCGTCGACACTCCCCAAAGAAGCTCTCCCCACAAAATCCGGCTACCTTCCGGTCAACTCCTCCACCGGGTCCGCCATATTCTATGCCTTCTATGAAGCCCAAAATTCTAGCACTACTTCTCTTTCTGAAACCCCACTTGTCATTTGGCTTCAAGGAGGACCAGGTTGCTCTTCCATGATCGGAAACTTCTACGAACTCGGTCCATGGCGGGTGACAGCTTCTGTCAAGCAAAACGTCGAACATCTTTCCCTCGAGCCTAATCCAGGTTCTTGGAACCGAATATTTGGCCTTCTTTTCCTCGATAATCCAATAGGAACTGGTTTTAGTATCGCTTCGACATCCGAAGAAATCCCAAGAGACCAACATGCTGTAGCAAGACATCTATTCATCGCCATCAGAAAGTTTATCGCTTTAGACCCGTTGTTTAAATCTCGTCCAATCTACATTACAGGTGAGAGTTACTCTGGAAAATATGTCCCATCAATTGGGTATTACATTCTCAAAAACAATCCCCTGTTACCCGCTTCTAAACGGATCAATTTGTACGGATTAGCCATCGGAAATGGATTAACTCATCCGGAAACCCAAGTCGCCACTCACGCTCTCCACAATTACAATCTTGGGTTGATCAATGAGAAGCAGAAAACTCAAATGGAGAAACTTCAAATTAAAGCGATCGAGCTAACAAAAGCTGGTAATTGGAGCGATGCTACAGATGCAAGAAACAATGTGTTGGGATTTCTGGAAAGCATTACAGGTCTAGCTACTTTGTATGACTTCAGGAGACAGGGTCCTTATCGTTCTGATTGGGTAGAAGAGTTCTTGAAGAACCCAGAAGTTAAAAAGGCGTTAGGAGTGAATGAATCGATGGTTTTTGAGGAGTGTAGTGATGTGGTTGGAGCAGCGTTGCATGAAGATGTGATGAAGAGTGTGAAGTACATGGTGGAGTTTGTTGTGAAGAACACTAAGTTAATGTTGTATCAAGGGCAGTGTGATTTGAGAGATGGGGTTGTGTCTGTGGAGTCTTGGGTGAAGAAGATGAAGTGGGAAGGGATTGAGAAGTTTTTGGATGCAGAAAAAGATGTATGGAGAGTGAATGGTGTTGTTGCAGGGTATGTGCAGAAATGGGATAATTTGAGTCATGTGGTGGTGTTGGGTGCTGGCCATTTTGTGCCAACTGATCAAAATGTGAATTCTCAAGCCATGATTGAGGATTGGGTTCTTCATAAAGGTTCCTTTGCTATCAAGAAGGCTCAAAAGCTTTCGGTTGATTGTTGA